The DNA segment AGCCTCTCGAGGTCGAGATAGCCGGGAGAGATTCTCAGAAGCTCCAGCCTGTCCGCGTCACGAAGGATTGTAAGCTCCAGCGATTCGCCCCCCCCATTAACATCTCGACCCGGCTCGTCGTGTCTCGCGATAATATCGACGACCTTCATAACGTCCACATCGGCCTCAAGCCCCTCGATGATTTCCCTTGCCATCTTGGCCCCCCTCGCGCCGTGCCCGGGATCGCCGAAGATGTTTTTCCTCCCTATGTCGTGGAGGATTGCGGCAACGGAGACGACCTCGATATCCCCACCCTCGGCCGCCGCTATTTTCCGTGCGATATCCAGCGTCCTCTCCGCATGGCCGACGCCGTGGGACTTCTCGTCCCCGC comes from the Candidatus Zymogenus saltonus genome and includes:
- a CDS encoding HD domain-containing protein → MESSLLKRLMDEVRRICGDEKSHGVGHAERTLDIARKIAAAEGGDIEVVSVAAILHDIGRKNIFGDPGHGARGAKMAREIIEGLEADVDVMKVVDIIARHDEPGRDVNGGGESLELTILRDADRLELLRISPGYLDLERLKTDEALKLVPYVLSIHYPNPEGDRELIKAIEKTKTRAEEILRERKGGRD